A window of Bacillus sp. DX3.1 genomic DNA:
TGCTTCTATTTGTGGCTAAAATAAACAATCAGATAGTTGGAAGTGTACAATTACAGCTATGTACTAAGCAGAACGGTGGTCATAGAGCTGAAATTGCAAAATTAATGACACACCCTAATTATCGACGTAATGGTATTGGTCGTTCACTTATGAATAAAGCTGAAGAGCGTGCCAAGCAGGAGGGGAGGTCATTATTAGTTCTCGATACAAGAGAAGGAGACCCTTCTAATCTTCTTTATTCTTCAATTGGTTATAATCAGGCTGGGGAAATCCCTTATTATGCGAAATCTGCAAATGGAGAACTACATTCTACCGTTTTTTATTATAAATCTTTTTAATTTAAACATAGGTTATTTCTGATTGAAATAAAGGCATATCTAATTGATAATCCCTTATTATTATCATCTTACTCTTGGACGGGTGCGAATTTTCAATTAAGTAGGTACCTTTTTCTTATTCAGGTAACGGGCGCGATTGTGCAATAACACTTAGATTTAAACGACTTTATTGTTGTATTTTTAAGTGCAGTGAAGTATTTCATATCAAAAATTAAACAATTTTATTTTAACCCCGTCTTAAAATCAGAACGGGGTTATACGTGTTTTAGGTTTTAAAATTAAATAACTTTATTGTCATTTTACATAATCCGCCCTTACGTTGAGTACATGTATTCAACGTAAGGACCCTTTTAAATTCGTTTTTTAATTTTCTTAGTTAAGATAACGTGTAAAAATGGGTCACATGCTGGATATTAATCCTAGATGTGATCTTTTCTGTTTTATAGAAGGCTTAAATAAAAAATTATTTAGGTTTTATCAATAAAAAAAGCAGGTTTTCCTAAGTGGAATGAACCCGCTTTTTTGGATTTCATCTCATTAAACAAACACGTGTAGCTGGTCTCTGTTATTTCACTCCTGTTATCCGTTAGTTGAGCTGTAAAACCTCGAAAGTTGGCTTGTTTGTAGAAGTTAAAAAGACTGGGCAAGACGGAATCCAAGGTCGTCTATGCAAAATGACGGATGGCTACGACGACGACACGAAGCCCCACAACCCCTGGCCTCTTCAGCCCAGCTACCTCCTCGAAAAATTCGGTAGGAGCCATACACTTGTTCATCATATAAATCCCAACACCACTCCCAAACATTCCCTAACATATCAGACAGCCCCCATGCATTCGGTTCCTTTCTTCCTACTTCATGGATTTTGCCTCCTGAATTTTCGTTATACCAAGCAATCTTATCAAGCTCTCCGTATCTATAACCAGTAGTCCCTGCTTTACATGCATATTGCCACTCTGCTTCTGAAGGAAGTCGATAACCGTCTGATTCCCAATCACAAATAATGTTTTCACCATCATTACTTATAAAATAACATTCTTTCGGTCCAGCTTTCTGTGAAAGTAGATTACAAAAAGAAATTGCATCATTCCAAGAAATATTCACAACCGGTTTTAGATCTCCCTCAAAAGAATTAGGTGATTTATTTGTAATAGCATAGTATAGATCCATAGTTACAGGATACCGGGCAAGAAGAAACGGTCTTATTTCAGCTTTCCATTTGCTTTTTATTCTATCGTCTCTTAATTCTATTTCTCCCCCTGTCATATCTTTACAATATATTTACAATATCTTTGCAAAACATTAATCCCACATTTAACTTCATCAAGTAATATTTTCATAGGAAACATATGTATTTCTTCTCACTCTATCTATTAAAAATACAGAAGAACACCCGCCAATCAGCCACAATGTTTTTACTAAATAAAAAGGAGACTAGCAATGATATCGAAATTCAGGGGAAAATCAAAAAAGGTTGCAGCTGTTCTAGTATCGGCAAGTATTTTCGGAAGTATATGGATGGCTCCGGTTGACAGTTCAACCAAGGTTCGCGCCGCGGAGCAAACTCTCACACAGGAGAATTTCGACCAAATTGCCAACGGGTTACTGCCTGCCGGCTGGAAGCTTGTACAGGGAGATGCCAAGGTCGTAGACGGCAAGCTAGTATTATCTTCTCCTTCTTCTACCGCCCCTGCCAGAGTAGTGATTCCTTTAGGAAATCAATCAGGGAATTACGTTTTTGAAGCGGATATGACGTTTCAAAGCGCGGTGGAAGACAGCCGATGGGCTTCGTTGATGTATCGTGTACAGCCCAATTCTTATCCGTATTATCAATCCGCTATGCGTAGAGGCACTACGGCGATGAACGGGCTGGAGTTCGCCATGCGGAATGAAAGCAATCAGTGGGTCGTGCCGGAAACGAATTTTTATCCGGAAAATATGGCTTTCAATAAGACATATCATATCAAAGTGATCGCAAGCGGCAATCGTGTTCAACAGTTCATCAATGGGCAGCTTGTGATTGATACGGATCAAGCCGGGAAATGGGCAAACGGGGATGTTGGCTTTCAAGCGAATGGTACGACGGTTCAATTCGATAATGTAAAGGTGAATGAATATCCGAATGCACTTCCTCCTTTAGCGAAAACGAACGCTTTTCTTCCGAAAGAAGCAAAAACGAATATCGTGAACCCGCCTACGATTATTTCGCAATCTGTTGCACAAGAAGGAGCATCTTCGGTTCTCCTGCAGGCAAAGCGGAACGTGCAGGGGCAATGGGCTGTTGACGGAGCTCCTATTGAAAAAGCTCTAGAAAACATAAAAGGCAAATTCATTCCGGTTGTTCAGGTGGAAGAACATGTGGATATTGAAGGTCTCGCGAATATCATGAAAGAAACACAGACGCAGGATTTTCAGATTTTATCCAGCAATCCCGCCATCGTGAAAGAAATGCGCGGCTTCATTAAAACGGCTCGCGGTGCCCTTCGTTACACCAAGTCATCCTTCAATAAGAATGATATGGCCGCTTTCGTGCGTGACATTCATGAAAGCGATGCGATGGTTGCGGTAATGCCGCAAAAAAATCTGAGCCCTGATGCGGTTCATTATTTACATAGCCGCGCAATTTCCGTTTGGGGAAGTGGCGCAGAGGATGTGCAAGCCGCTCATACGCTCATTCATCTTGGAGTGGACGGCATTGTGACAGGGAAACCTGAAGCCTCCATTGAAGCGTTGGGACAATATCCAGAGAATACACTTGTGCAGCGTCCGGTCGTCGCGGCACATCGTGGCGTACCTTCCCTTGCGCCTGAAAATACGATTGCTTCCTATCGAAAGGCTTATGAATTAGGTGCGGATATGATTGAGACGGACGTGCAGATGACGAAGGACGGCAAGCTGGTCATTATGCATGACTATAATGTGGATCGGACAACGAACGGCACGGGCTATGTAAAGGATTTAACGCTTGAACAGATTCGTGCATTGGATGCCGGTATCAAGTTCAGTCCCGAATTCCAAGGTGAAAAGGTGCCTACCTTTGAAGAGTTTTTGAATGATTTTAAGGGGAAAGATGTGGTCCTACTTGTCGAGCTTAAGGCGAGTGGTATCGAGAAGCAGGTGATGCAGGAAATTGAGAAAGCTGGAATGATTGATAACGTAGTGATTCAAAGCTTTGATGCCAACCATATTAGAAACGTTCGCAGTCTCAACCGTGAAGTCGGAACCGGCTATCTTTACTCCGCTAGCCCTCCTTCCACACTAGACGGCAAGCTAAAGAAGGCCCAGCAGATGATGCAGTACGGCGCCAGCATGAACGCGACATTGAATGCAAGCTACGGTAGCCTGTATCCGGAATTGATCCAATATATGCGTCAGCGCGGATTTCTGAATATGCATTGGACGTTCAGGGACGAGGATCCGTTTGGACAAGCCTTGCAGAACGGCGTTGTCGGACCGATCACGGACTACATGCAGTGGCTGACGGATGCGCCGATTCGTTTGGAAATCCCGAACAAAAAAGTGAACCTGAAAGTCGGAAAAACAGCGACTATACACATAAAATCCAAAGTGAACTATCGTGGGGACATAAGAGAGAAGATTCCGACTACTATCTTTATGAACAGCGGAGAAGATAAAGTGAAAATTGAAGGCAGTACCATTCAAGCATTGAAGCCCGGAACAGTGAATGTATTTGCGATGCATACTTTCCAAATGCTCGAGAAGGAATGGCATATTGTAGCTGAGCCGATTGAAGTAACTGTTACAGAATGAAAAGTATAGATAAATGTCCCTCTTTCAAACGGAGGGGCATTTTATAGCTATCGATCTATTTTTGTATCCTTGCCAAGAGGCTCTTGTGCAAATATAATGTGAATTTGAAAAAACTAAATTGAAGAAGGATCACAGAAATGATCAAACTTTTTTACAAAACCCAAAATTAAATTTGCTGGATAAGAATCCATTTTGATCAATCTTTTTTCAAAATGGATTCCTTTTATTTATCGTAAAATATGGGTTTGCGAGGTATTTTTGATCAAACATTATTTCAAATCTACAGAATGATTCAATTGAATATATTAAGAGCTTGTTTTAATCATAAAACAAGCTCTTTCTTTTTGTTCATTTATCAAGGTTATTAGTATTAATTTGATTAAACATTTTTCTAAAGTAACAGCAGGCTATAAATCTTTACATGCTTGAAGATATGCAAATATTCATTATTGAAGTTCTTAATATTAAAATGTATTATAGTAAAGTGCAACTTCTAATGCGAGTAAACAGGGCTATGAATTTTGAATAAATAAAATATTTCGAAATAATATAGTTACTGAAAAATGAGGTGGAATTAATCGAAACAGTACATATTAAATGGTATGGATCGTATAGTTTTAATGATTTTTATAATAGAGAAGAAGCTTTTAAGAAAGGAATATTTGCACTCTTTAGAGTATGCGCTGGAAAAGAAACATTGCTCTATATAGGAAAAGCCCAAGGGCACTTTATACAAAAGATAAGAGAACTTAATAAGGATTGGCTGTTGGATACAAGCGAAATAAAGATTAGATTAGGAATAATAGAATTCCCTAATGGTGAAAGTTATTCTGAAAAGAAGGTAGAAGAGGTTAAATCCCTTTTGATTTTACGGCATATCCCATCAGAAAACACCACATCTTCAGTATACTATAGAGGGCGGTTTAATTTAAAAGTTATAAATAAGGGAAAAAGAGGATTGATTGTTAAAAAGCTTTCCGCAGAAGATCTAGTATGGATGTAAGTTGAATCACCTTTGACTGAAGTCGAAGATTTCTTAAGTACAGAAGTCTATAAAATTCTAATTTATTAAGATATTTTTGAATAACATATGTTAGATATTTGAAACAATACAAATTGTATTGTTTTTATATGGAATCCCATATGTGAAGTGTATATAAATCCATTTTGATTTTTCGACATATAAGCCGCGGCTATGGATAACAAAAGGTGACCTGCACTCGTTTTCTCTCTTTGTTTTCACTATGTCTGGGCAGGAAAAGGATCTGACCGCTTCTATGCATGGCCGGATGCTCTCTCCCACCTAAAAAGAAGGGGTTTATGTCGGTTTTTTAATTTGAATTTATATAGTTCATCTCTTTTATTTAATGAAAATATTGAGATTCATAGGGAAAATGTATAAAGATTAGATGCGAAAATAAACATGGAGGTTTGAAGAATGGAACAAGAAAGTAGATTTCAAGAAAAACAACAAAATCGTCGTCAAAAGGGCATTTTTAATATTGCATTTAGCATTGTAATAGTGACAGTTAGTATAGTGACATATCAGCTACTTTTCACTTCTGATACAAAAGGGAAAGAAATTGCTCAAGAAAAAAAAGTATCACAGCTAAATGAGAAGAAAAGTGAAGATAAAGAAGCAGCAAAACTAGAGGAGAAGAAGAACGAAGATAAAGAAGCAGCCAAGCTAGAAGAGAAGAAGAACGAAGATAAAGAAGCAGCCAAGCTAGAAGAGAAGAAGAACGAAGATAAAGAAGCAGCCAAGCTAGAAGAGAAGAAGAGCGAAGATAAAGAAGTAGCACGGTTAGAAGAGAAGAAGATGAAAGAAGAAGAGAACCAAGAAGTAGAAGAATCAGTAAAAACGAACGAAAATGAAAATAATGAGGGAGAAAAAACGATACCTCAAGAAGAAGGTACTCAAGCAAATTCTTCTTGGAAGCC
This region includes:
- a CDS encoding GNAT family N-acetyltransferase, which translates into the protein MVSNVKIEQFNSIEEQVDELSELLIQVVEDGASIGFLPPLQFSDAEVYWKNVLNPEVLLFVAKINNQIVGSVQLQLCTKQNGGHRAEIAKLMTHPNYRRNGIGRSLMNKAEERAKQEGRSLLVLDTREGDPSNLLYSSIGYNQAGEIPYYAKSANGELHSTVFYYKSF
- a CDS encoding formylglycine-generating enzyme family protein, encoding MTGGEIELRDDRIKSKWKAEIRPFLLARYPVTMDLYYAITNKSPNSFEGDLKPVVNISWNDAISFCNLLSQKAGPKECYFISNDGENIICDWESDGYRLPSEAEWQYACKAGTTGYRYGELDKIAWYNENSGGKIHEVGRKEPNAWGLSDMLGNVWEWCWDLYDEQVYGSYRIFRGGSWAEEARGCGASCRRRSHPSFCIDDLGFRLAQSF
- a CDS encoding glycerophosphodiester phosphodiesterase family protein codes for the protein MISKFRGKSKKVAAVLVSASIFGSIWMAPVDSSTKVRAAEQTLTQENFDQIANGLLPAGWKLVQGDAKVVDGKLVLSSPSSTAPARVVIPLGNQSGNYVFEADMTFQSAVEDSRWASLMYRVQPNSYPYYQSAMRRGTTAMNGLEFAMRNESNQWVVPETNFYPENMAFNKTYHIKVIASGNRVQQFINGQLVIDTDQAGKWANGDVGFQANGTTVQFDNVKVNEYPNALPPLAKTNAFLPKEAKTNIVNPPTIISQSVAQEGASSVLLQAKRNVQGQWAVDGAPIEKALENIKGKFIPVVQVEEHVDIEGLANIMKETQTQDFQILSSNPAIVKEMRGFIKTARGALRYTKSSFNKNDMAAFVRDIHESDAMVAVMPQKNLSPDAVHYLHSRAISVWGSGAEDVQAAHTLIHLGVDGIVTGKPEASIEALGQYPENTLVQRPVVAAHRGVPSLAPENTIASYRKAYELGADMIETDVQMTKDGKLVIMHDYNVDRTTNGTGYVKDLTLEQIRALDAGIKFSPEFQGEKVPTFEEFLNDFKGKDVVLLVELKASGIEKQVMQEIEKAGMIDNVVIQSFDANHIRNVRSLNREVGTGYLYSASPPSTLDGKLKKAQQMMQYGASMNATLNASYGSLYPELIQYMRQRGFLNMHWTFRDEDPFGQALQNGVVGPITDYMQWLTDAPIRLEIPNKKVNLKVGKTATIHIKSKVNYRGDIREKIPTTIFMNSGEDKVKIEGSTIQALKPGTVNVFAMHTFQMLEKEWHIVAEPIEVTVTE
- a CDS encoding sodium:proton symporter; protein product: MELIETVHIKWYGSYSFNDFYNREEAFKKGIFALFRVCAGKETLLYIGKAQGHFIQKIRELNKDWLLDTSEIKIRLGIIEFPNGESYSEKKVEEVKSLLILRHIPSENTTSSVYYRGRFNLKVINKGKRGLIVKKLSAEDLVWM
- a CDS encoding DUF1510 family protein, which produces MEQESRFQEKQQNRRQKGIFNIAFSIVIVTVSIVTYQLLFTSDTKGKEIAQEKKVSQLNEKKSEDKEAAKLEEKKNEDKEAAKLEEKKNEDKEAAKLEEKKNEDKEAAKLEEKKSEDKEVARLEEKKMKEEENQEVEESVKTNENENNEGEKTIPQEEGTQANSSWKPIGTEQGAKPEMQFKEGTVDWNEMKKAISYAVDVPESQLIFEFIGNNGNNKAYGNVRDKQSNKKYKVNIDWVENQGWKPASVQVVK